TTAATTTCCTATGTTGCGTATCAAGTTCTCTTTGAACGGGGCAAAAAACCCTTAAGTGAGCATATACAGATAGGAAACCTTCAGCAAAGGTTCGAATAAGTTAAATAAGATAACATACACACATAAGTGTTTCTGTGCTGTTataaaaccatccatccatccatccatcatcttccgctggtccggggatcgggtcgcgggggcagcagcttgagcaaagagacccagacgtccctgtccccggccacttcctccagctcttctggggggaccccgaggcgttcccaggccagccgagagacatagtctctccaacgtgtcctgggtcttccccggggcctcctcccagtgggacgggcccggaacacctcaccggggaggcgtccaggaggcattctcactagatgcccgagccacctcatctgactcctctcgatgcggaggagcagcggttctactccgagcctctcccggatgaccgagcttctcaccctatctctaagggagagcccagacaccctgcggaggaaactcatttcggccgcttgtattcgcgatctcgttctttcggtcactacccacagctcgtgaccataggtgagggtaggaacatagattgaccggtaaatcgagagcttcgccttctggctcagctccttcttcaccacgacgggccggtgcagagcccgcatcactgcagacgccgcaccgatccgtctgtcaatctcctgctccattcgtccctcactcgtgaacaagaccccgagatacttgaactcctccacttggggaaggatctcattcccgacccggagagggcattccacccttttccggccgaagaccatggtctcggatttggaggtgctgattctcatcccagccgcttcacattcggctgcgaaccgctccagtgagagctgcaggtcacggcctgaggacgccaacagaaccacatcgtctgcaaagagcagagacccgattctgaggtcgccaaaccggaccccctcaacgccctggctgcgcctagaaattctgtccataaaaattatgaacagaatcggtgacaaagggcagccctgacggagtccaaccctcacaggaaacatgtccgacttactgccggcaatgcggaccaaactctgacaccggtcatacagggaccgaacagcctgtatcaaagagtccggcactccatactcccggagcaccccccacaagagtccccgagggacacggtcgaacgccttctccaagtccacaaaacacatgtagaccggttgggcgaactcccatgcaccctccaggaccctgcggagggtatagagctggtccactgttccacggccaggacgaaaaccacactgcacctcctgaatccgagattcgactatccgtcggatcctcctctccagtacccctgaatagaccttaccagggaggctgaggagtgtgatccccctatagttggaacacaccctccggtccccctttttaaagagggggaccaccaccccaatctgccagtccagaggcactgcccccgatgtccacgcgatgctgcagaggcgtgtcaaccaagacagccccacaacatccagagccttgaggaactcaggacggacctcatccacccccggggccttgccaccgaggagttttttgaccacctcggcgacctcagccccagagatgggaggtcccacgtccgagctccccaactctgcttcctcatcggaaggcctaaaacctctttaaaaaaagggggaaagaaATCTGAAATATTTCACACAAGTTGATACATATTTTAAACCTAAAGTGGAGTCTGGAGCAACTGCAcaccacaaacacagacacaaaccttGAAAGGAGTTTAGGATGCAGAAGAGGAAGTGGATGAAGTCTGACAGTGGTTCGAAGTTTATTAAGGCCAGACCCCAAGTTGTGCCAAAGAGGCAGCTGAGGCCCCAGATGCTGAGAAAAGCCACTTGGTTATTCTTCCATTCATCCCAGGTGCGGCTCTTCCGGAAGACGAGGAAAAGCATCACTATCCCTGACAACACCAAGATGGTCAGGACTGTCATAGTAGTGAAATAGTGAGCTAGTAAGGCCTTACTGGTTCCCTTCATCCAGCACCTGCAGAAAACAAATACAATCAGTCTACCATTATTTCAAGATCTGTGTACTTTTACTTATTCACTCCCCAAGTATTGCTGCATGTTTCTTCATGGCAAGAGTCATAGAACAAAAAGCTTACATCAGATAAGGGCTGGAGATGTCATCGCTTGGCACCACTTCTCTCAGCCCATAAATATCACCCACTGCTGTCAGGATGACAACAGGAACAACGGGGAGAACTGGAAGAGAATATTAGTACTGTACATCACTGTCATAAACCATGAGATCCATTTTCAGAAATATGACTTCACATACTCACCGAAGCCAACCAGGATCCAGACATAGGACTTTGGGGAGGGCCTTGGGTGGACCTTGTAGAGCAACCAGAAGTTGTAGAACACTTCTATGCCCATCCAGGTGAAGGAGCTGAGCAGCACATAGTGGAGGAATCCCCCCACCCATGTGCAAACACGCCCCCCTCCCACGTTGGCGAGGACCCCAGTAAAGAAAAAGAGCAGACTGAGTAAGGCCAGGGACACAGCTAAGCCCAGGCGGCTGGGGATGGACTGCTCCTTTGATCGTTTCCTGAGAGGAACGTGGAGAGGAAATTAGGTTAGttgtaataaaataataataacaataaaacgtTGTTATTCATATAGCGTATAAACTCTTTAAAACATGGTATTACCTTTTCCTGCAGAGTAAAACAATGAGTGCAATGCAGCTGATGAAGGATATAGCGCAGCCCACAGATGTAATGGCAGAAAGTGCCAGCAGATGGCGCACTGGTCGAGGCTTCATTTCCTGCCAGTGGATAAAGTGCAATGAGCAGCGCAACAGGGCCAGTCTGTATTCTCAGTACTATGCATTTCATGCGTTTCCTCCGTTCGACGATTGTATTACTTTTAAGTTCTCTCTGTAGTTTGTTTGTCATATAAAACATAGCTGTTTATCTGCTGTTTGTCTTACCACCAGCACAGTGAAGTAAGTCAGATGGTTGCACATGCACTCTGTGTGTTCTGCTCCTCTCACTATTGTCTCACATCCATCCACCAACCAATTCACCAGCAATGGATCTGCACAAAGAAAATACAGAGTTCAGCTTATTCCTGTGTGTTACAGTAAATAAAGTACAGATATACAGTGTGGTGTATAAAAAGAGGTTctgatatttattttaaaggCTTCAAACCTTTCCGAGTGTCCCATGAAACGCATTTCCTTGAATGCTTTTTCTGAAATAAAGAGGAAGATGCAACACAGATTTATTGATGTCAGCTAAGCTTTGGATGTTCAGATATGCTTGTGACTGAAAGTGCTGCAACTGCAAACTGTGTCCTCAATGCAAAAAAAAGGTGGCTTGCTGACTGTGACCACATCGCCAAAGACGGCTTGTATCCAGACATTAAAAGGTGGTTCGATGTGCTGCCGTGTGCAAAACAGAGAAGAAGCAACAGACTGAGCCGAGTGAAGAGCACATTCTGTGTCTGGTTAGAAAAGAAACCTACAGGTGGTTTCTGCGTGTTGTCTGAGTCGCTGAACAACACAAGCGGACGTCATGGAAATAAAAAGGAACATCCCTTGTTTTTCGAACAGCATCTGCTGCAAAACCAAATGTGAGGGGCTGAGTTTGTTGAGCTCTATGGTGCACACAGTACAGTAAATGGCGTTATGGACATCAGTGTTTCACATCTTACTATATGAGTCAAAACCAGTGTGTTTCACTGAGCATGAAGTAGGCCGTCaaattttttttgtacaaactAAAGACCCATAATAGGCAACAAAGTAGACAAACTTACAGGTATGACATCGTGGTTAAAGCCAATCCTTATTGGCTCAGACAGATCTGCAATGATCTCATTCTCCACTGAAATATCCACCACATCATTAAGAAGCTTGACCTCGTTGTACCCCTCCTATaacacacaaatacatacaCACTTCGTTACCTTCCCCTCTTGAAATACACCCTTTATATTTGCACATGGGAGAACAAAAGTGTCTGagacttaaagtgatggttcggagtagattcaccctagggtcatttgaaccgtgatatccagccaagtagcccacccaaagttttttcgatattggccgaacatcagctgagttactgagttatcccgaatagcttagtacaagcgctgacggaccctggcagtatctccaaaattaccacactaaaatcacatgccatgacaccaaacttctacagtagtacaaatatggtctgtactcaccaaacgatgcatttggaagtttgtacatagtccaggagtttattattatcaacacaagcctgatagcttctctgctgctaaagctgcgtcgacgtcacttccttgatctgggagcttcaaagtaagatgagggttgatctgctactgtagacaacaaagcaaggctgctcaatttctccattgataaaataaattcacaactctacaacataaaaattcatgtagaatatagcatatactttggtaattttggagatactgccagggtccattagcgcttgtactaagctattctggataactcagtaactcagctgatgttcagccaatatcggaaaaacttcgggtgggctacttggctggatgtcacggttcaaatgaccccaagggtgaatctactccgaactatcactttaaaacATTCCAGTCGATACAAACAGTACAATGTCCACAACTCAAAACTTGGAAAGAAATGGCAGGTAGGCAGGGCATGAGGTCATCAAATATCTACGTTGACTGAGAGCTAACAACAGCTCACCTGGAACAGCGAGTTCTTGTTGAAGAAAGTAATGACCACTTTGCTTGAAGATTTTGTCAAATTGTTTAACACTCGAGGAAGGAGGACAGCTACAGCGGGCTCTGATAAACCTGAAGTGGCCTAGAAAACAGGATGGAAAGAGAGCACAGCATGACACAGCTAGCACACCATGGCTTCAGTTTAGTCACTTTAAAGTCAATACATAAAAGAAATGGACCCAATCAAAAATCAGCCAAATgaattcttaaagggatagttcgggatatttgacatgaatctgtatggcatcaccataaccagtgtcgtgcattcaaactgacttacccccgacagtgtcctgtgagccgagtttttgtccagtgttggtcaaggcgaaagtagtccagcttgtttgctggggtcaagaaattagcgcgtttttcttacCAAAACAGTttgtgtgctaaagagtgatttatttcatcacaaaaaccgaagccggcaaaagtcactcctcgttatcacttgggccctatactgtctctcattgtgtatcagtgcgcacgtcattctgaccgcgagctgtgcgcacgagtctttttgttctttggcagtgctcaacacttactctgcagacaactggccatcgggtccagctggtctgggacgcctcttccagttgatcttgggaacatggaaaaaagttctcaagacgcctgcattcaggagtgcagggaagtcaccgttatttgtgatgcaggcagcagctgtcccgcggccgccgacatcctcatctatggaaaggttttgtatctggggcataactaaatcccactcgtggcagcagtaacattccacctctgtctgcattacttcgcacttcaaacaagtgcaccaggatttgtcggccaccctgggtatcgcagctccagcagtggctccagcttctgtttccatcacttctctgtccaccctctctctttctgcccgatctaagtccatttggcgaacttcctcctcagtataaacgggttcagaaagatacccccttggctctgaacggaagtcaatatgttcctcgtcgctctcgtagtcagacatcttcccgagcagtaaacaaagtgaatcgactcgtgcgcacagctcgcggtcagaatgacgtgcgcactgatacacaatgagagacagtatagggcccaagtgataacgaggagtgacttttgccggcttcggtttttgtgatgaaataaatcactctttagcacacgtactgttttggaaagaaaaacgcgctaatttcttgaccccaccaaacaagccggactactttcgccttgaccaacactggacaaaaactcggctcacaggacactgtcgggggtaagtcagtttgaatgcacgacactggttatggtgatgccatacagatccatgtcaaatatcccgaactatccctttaattgttGCAGTTAGATATGCAATGGAAGATCTTTGCATATTTCAAAGCTTGAGACACAACTTGTACCGCCCAGcagctctgtttgtttgtaagaACATCACCACCCCCAcagtgaccccgaattcgtgagagtttgcatctggatcccggcggagcgtgtcctctgtgccccgacaaccgacatcagctgtaacaagccggcaggtgggattttgttcctaccattacacagttgatctcggttagtggagcacagctgacggcttcttccggcttccccaaatttaaaagaacacaggagagagacggatcctgcacacggtaagctcttccattgttacctctgcgcaggggggctgctgaaattgttgaaattgtgggccaaggggagccgagtgttttaattgagataaaaattgggtaaacagcagcttatgtgagacgtgttttgtgaagcagacagctgtgagcagctggtcgggctattgtgttgttgtattttttttgttggtaattaagaaggactatagtcgctgcgctccggccaattgtgaatcggatgaattcaaactggattaattaatagctgtaaagAAGCGGGTAGGCCGTTGAGCGACCACCAATAGTACCTCTTGCGttctatcagccatccttcaatgcatgggggggaggaacactgatgggagtacggggtacactagacgcattaaacatacgtgaaaattattttcactagtcaaggagtaaaacgaatactgataattgattgactggcgaacattaaagttcaacgattgaatcaatcaggctttcaaaaaaaaactctgaaatgaaaaaatccagttctatgaggagcacattttaagtatatatgtttatatcattttatatatctgcttagaactctttggagttatccgagacctcagtataaagacattttgagaagaaaattcaaattcgtttatgaaattggccacaggagattattattgagaggtcacagcgaagctggtaaagtacacgtcagcatctgttgctttggtcagagaccatatcacaaggcttgtagggaaaacacattttgtattccatatattgccgacaccaacatctcctgaaaaattaaaagtctaaatgaaagaaattgataatttaaaaatgtgaagatttgaacggtgacttacaaaacttttgaccgacttggtgtgagtgtgtgggaccggtctctgttgtctgtcaatgtgtgtgtgaaatctgatgtttgtgtgaatcaagaaagagaagaaaagaaaaaaggttctgactcatatcatcccttgacttttgagtattcgtagcattttaagttaaactcagatttgcttcattgttataatttgcttcattgttataatttgcttcattgttatagttgccacattaataacttggggagataaggagttgttgcagtaatgtgctatgactttttcgttgagtgcatcttgttattattgaattattgagtactgctgtgattggtgttaagtttctaaagttctattcttaacaggcgagtgaatgtgttttggctttcagggggacagagggtgctgcgcgttcACGAGGCCGGTGTGGAGGCGCGGGCTCTGTCCTTGagagttttctgctgctgcaaatgttcgtgtgtgatcacattttctttccttgtgtcttccaggggcaatttatggttgaactgtaataattattagttttctttaggtaatgtgctaattgcggagttgttatcagtcgagtaatgagggtttcaCAATTCTAGAGGAGAGGTTGCTGTCTCTAGTCaagttgaatgtgacattcctgataaagaaagtttttcgcttgtgcattgtttctgtatcttttgatttgtagtttccctgtccacagcgtgttaaattgtatttctctctctttcttaagaaatgccatttcgaggtgaagaatagtgcaactgttatttctgtgttaaattgtatttcttctctgtccagctgaaagtttgtatttcctcctttttctcaacttgtaatataagtgtgacaaacgccattttgagttgggg
This Odontesthes bonariensis isolate fOdoBon6 chromosome 1, fOdoBon6.hap1, whole genome shotgun sequence DNA region includes the following protein-coding sequences:
- the LOC142384336 gene encoding adhesion G-protein coupled receptor G1-like is translated as METRLTDPLKTVLFLIPLLCAVSSENDLYLKFCGTWRHGKNALNLNVNLSTGCGGISISANESSLSINGKITAQCARSDVIPLNKFGLNSEVDSDFCLYWEPLLDQLKLKVGGRNLTLCWPASPKDSCCTDLSYGANAPEAKYGIINGAVQDDIITDKILTAYNFSGRSTSTDKLCKQANQTFFNNTGETATRPPCAKRFESGLKEATGSDITSSATSGLSEPAVAVLLPRVLNNLTKSSSKVVITFFNKNSLFQEGYNEVKLLNDVVDISVENEIIADLSEPIRIGFNHDVIPKKHSRKCVSWDTRKDPLLVNWLVDGCETIVRGAEHTECMCNHLTYFTVLVEMKPRPVRHLLALSAITSVGCAISFISCIALIVLLCRKRKRSKEQSIPSRLGLAVSLALLSLLFFFTGVLANVGGGRVCTWVGGFLHYVLLSSFTWMGIEVFYNFWLLYKVHPRPSPKSYVWILVGFVLPVVPVVILTAVGDIYGLREVVPSDDISSPYLMCWMKGTSKALLAHYFTTMTVLTILVLSGIVMLFLVFRKSRTWDEWKNNQVAFLSIWGLSCLFGTTWGLALINFEPLSDFIHFLFCILNSFQGFFLMLRFCMLDWMRKQASGSVLGSTSSGSTRQHMLQCQEKS